The following are from one region of the Deltaproteobacteria bacterium HGW-Deltaproteobacteria-6 genome:
- a CDS encoding phosphotriesterase-related protein — MINSVLGPISPDKLGTTLVHEHFTFAYPGWFADATIAPEDNKAALKTNLGVIKAAQKYGIKTIIDATPNDTGGRNPELYKALAKKTGLNIICSTGLYTEHEGSPAYWKTRVVFGTDITKMMSDLFIKEITQGIRKTGIKAGVIKIGTSPKMTDYEISVHKAAVVAQKATGVPIITHTEGPTGGVEEADLLLKEGADPRKVMIGHVSNSRDIEYHKAILAKGVYIAFDRIGLDIITPTDANVKNIAELCKLGYAGKIMLSHDTVNVWLGRFLEAPQPVMKMLANWRIDHISQNVLPALKAQGVTDEQIKTMMVDNPRNLFLGK, encoded by the coding sequence ATGATCAACTCGGTACTGGGGCCGATTTCCCCCGACAAGCTGGGAACCACTCTGGTGCATGAACATTTCACCTTTGCTTACCCCGGCTGGTTTGCCGACGCAACGATTGCTCCGGAGGATAACAAGGCCGCACTCAAAACAAATCTGGGAGTCATTAAGGCGGCGCAAAAATACGGCATCAAAACCATTATTGATGCCACCCCCAATGATACAGGCGGCCGCAATCCCGAATTGTACAAAGCCCTTGCCAAAAAGACGGGGCTCAATATCATCTGTTCCACAGGCCTTTACACGGAGCATGAGGGATCGCCTGCCTATTGGAAAACAAGAGTCGTGTTCGGAACCGATATTACAAAGATGATGTCCGATCTTTTCATTAAAGAAATTACCCAGGGTATCCGCAAAACCGGCATCAAGGCGGGGGTCATCAAGATCGGCACCAGCCCCAAAATGACCGATTATGAAATATCGGTCCACAAGGCGGCGGTCGTTGCCCAAAAGGCCACGGGCGTGCCCATCATCACCCATACGGAAGGCCCGACCGGCGGGGTTGAAGAGGCCGATTTACTGCTTAAAGAGGGGGCGGACCCCAGGAAGGTTATGATTGGTCATGTGTCGAATTCCAGAGACATTGAATATCATAAAGCGATCCTCGCCAAAGGCGTCTATATTGCTTTTGATCGCATCGGCCTGGACATCATCACGCCGACTGATGCCAATGTAAAGAATATCGCCGAACTGTGCAAGCTTGGCTATGCAGGCAAAATCATGCTTTCCCATGACACCGTCAACGTCTGGCTGGGACGTTTTCTGGAAGCACCGCAACCGGTCATGAAAATGCTCGCCAATTGGCGGATCGATCATATTTCCCAGAATGTCCTCCCCGCGCTGAAAGCCCAGGGCGTAACGGACGAGCAGATTAAAACCATGATGGTGGATAATCCCCGGAATTTGTTTTTGGGTAAATAA
- a CDS encoding replicative DNA helicase: MKDIDPSLYKLPPQNTEAEQSILGSILLENGSINAALEIINKGDFYSESHRKIFSVIVEMSEKNEPVDLITLSNALKDRSLLDSIGGTAYLASLADNVPSAANVANYAKIVKEKAILRGLIGSATEIINSCYETGSDVDQVLDKAEHNIFEISENKVRPSFYPIKDIVRESFRAIEDLFTRKELITGVATGFEKFDDMTSGLQNSDLIIIAGRPSMGKTAFALNIAQFAALETQTPVAIFSLEMSKEQLAFRMLASEAKVDSQRLRKGFLGETDWPKLTTAAGRLSEAPLFIDDTPAITVLEMKAKSRRLKADQGLGLIVVDYIQLMRGGGYTNSREQEISEISRSLKALAKELKVPVIALSQLNRKVEDRTDRRPQMADLRESGAIEQDADVIAFIYRDEVYNKSDENPNKGVAEIIIGKQRNGPTGAVRLAFLDKFTTFENLARPDGHS; the protein is encoded by the coding sequence ATGAAAGATATCGATCCGTCCCTCTATAAACTCCCCCCGCAGAATACCGAGGCCGAGCAGTCCATTCTGGGCAGTATTCTTCTGGAAAACGGTTCGATCAACGCCGCACTGGAGATTATCAATAAGGGGGATTTTTACAGTGAGTCTCACCGCAAAATTTTTTCCGTCATTGTGGAAATGTCGGAAAAAAACGAACCGGTTGATCTTATCACGCTCAGCAATGCGCTTAAAGACCGGAGCCTGCTGGATTCGATAGGCGGCACCGCCTATCTGGCGTCATTGGCGGATAACGTTCCGTCAGCCGCCAATGTGGCCAACTATGCCAAAATCGTCAAAGAGAAGGCTATTTTGCGCGGTCTGATCGGGTCAGCCACCGAGATCATCAACAGCTGCTATGAAACAGGCTCTGATGTTGATCAGGTGCTGGATAAAGCCGAGCACAACATTTTTGAAATTTCCGAAAATAAAGTCCGGCCTTCTTTTTATCCCATTAAAGACATTGTCAGGGAAAGCTTCCGCGCGATTGAAGACCTCTTTACGCGCAAGGAACTCATTACCGGCGTCGCAACCGGATTTGAAAAATTCGACGATATGACCTCCGGTTTGCAAAATTCAGACCTGATCATCATCGCCGGGCGCCCCAGCATGGGCAAGACCGCATTCGCACTCAATATCGCGCAGTTTGCCGCGCTGGAAACCCAGACACCCGTGGCCATTTTCTCGCTCGAAATGTCCAAGGAGCAACTGGCCTTCAGAATGCTCGCTTCGGAAGCAAAAGTAGATTCACAGCGGCTGCGCAAAGGCTTCCTCGGGGAAACCGACTGGCCGAAGCTGACCACGGCAGCAGGAAGACTGTCCGAAGCACCGCTTTTTATCGACGATACACCCGCCATCACCGTTTTGGAAATGAAAGCAAAGTCAAGACGATTGAAAGCCGATCAGGGTCTGGGTTTAATTGTTGTGGACTATATTCAGTTAATGCGAGGCGGCGGCTACACAAACTCGCGCGAGCAGGAAATTTCCGAAATCAGCCGTTCGCTCAAAGCGCTGGCCAAGGAACTTAAGGTGCCGGTGATTGCACTGTCCCAGCTCAACCGGAAAGTGGAAGACAGGACCGACCGCCGTCCGCAGATGGCGGATCTGCGGGAATCAGGCGCGATCGAGCAGGACGCGGACGTCATTGCCTTTATCTACCGGGACGAAGTTTACAACAAGTCTGATGAGAATCCCAATAAAGGCGTTGCGGAAATCATTATCGGTAAACAGCGTAACGGTCCCACCGGTGCTGTGAGGCTGGCTTTTCTGGATAAATTCACGACCTTTGAAAATCTGGCGCGTCCGGATGGCCATTCATAG
- a CDS encoding 50S ribosomal protein L9, whose protein sequence is MKVILKQNVPSLGKAGDLVKVNDGYARNLLIPKGLVVEADVSNIKAFELEKKNTLQKAQKEKAGAQDLAARLSQVTLTLSRKVGDQHKIFGSVTSKDIETALKEKGFVIDRKMIVHDEQIKHLGEFKVRIKLHSGIEAELKLNVVGEES, encoded by the coding sequence ATGAAGGTTATTTTAAAGCAAAACGTACCTTCCCTGGGCAAAGCCGGAGATTTGGTTAAAGTCAACGACGGTTACGCCCGTAATTTGCTGATTCCCAAAGGTCTGGTTGTCGAGGCGGACGTTAGTAATATTAAAGCCTTCGAATTAGAAAAAAAGAACACTCTGCAGAAGGCACAAAAAGAAAAAGCAGGCGCGCAGGATCTGGCAGCCCGCCTGTCTCAGGTTACGCTGACCTTGTCCCGAAAAGTCGGCGATCAGCACAAGATTTTCGGTTCCGTCACCTCCAAGGATATTGAAACCGCTCTCAAAGAAAAGGGCTTTGTCATCGACCGCAAAATGATTGTGCATGATGAGCAGATCAAACACTTGGGCGAATTTAAAGTCAGAATTAAACTGCATTCAGGCATCGAAGCGGAACTGAAGCTGAATGTTGTCGGCGAGGAATCATGA